The Haloarcula sp. H-GB4 genome contains a region encoding:
- a CDS encoding DUF211 domain-containing protein, producing MAAVRRLVIDVLKPHDPPLLTFTNQLAEIESVEGVTSSLIELDQEVQNIKLTFESDDLDFEAIDETIKNLGGSVHSVDQVACGDSVVTDRRTLQDG from the coding sequence ATGGCAGCAGTCCGACGCCTTGTCATCGATGTACTGAAACCACACGACCCGCCGCTACTGACGTTCACCAATCAACTGGCCGAAATTGAAAGCGTCGAGGGCGTAACGTCGTCTCTGATCGAACTAGATCAGGAAGTGCAAAACATCAAGCTAACCTTTGAGAGCGATGATCTGGACTTCGAGGCGATTGATGAAACAATCAAAAACCTCGGTGGGTCCGTACACTCTGTGGACCAGGTTGCCTGCGGTGATTCCGTTGTTACGGATCGACGGACGTTACAGGATGGCTGA
- a CDS encoding MauE/DoxX family redox-associated membrane protein codes for MRVGLRQFKRPLCYVMALLYVVAGILHFVVPELYVQIVPPVLPAPLALVYLSGVAEIAVGLGLLVPRTRSYAAWATIALLVAIFPANVYMAVSMVTIEGTGGGDPSALVRWARLPVQGVLILWAYWYTD; via the coding sequence ATGCGTGTTGGCTTGCGGCAGTTCAAACGGCCGTTGTGCTACGTGATGGCGCTCCTGTATGTCGTTGCTGGGATATTACATTTCGTCGTACCGGAACTATACGTCCAGATCGTCCCACCGGTCTTGCCGGCGCCACTTGCGCTGGTGTATCTGTCCGGCGTCGCCGAAATCGCCGTCGGGCTTGGTCTGCTGGTCCCGCGGACGCGCTCGTACGCTGCCTGGGCGACGATCGCATTGCTCGTCGCGATCTTTCCCGCGAACGTCTATATGGCTGTCTCAATGGTCACCATTGAGGGAACGGGTGGCGGCGATCCATCTGCACTGGTCCGCTGGGCACGGCTGCCCGTTCAGGGCGTGTTGATCCTCTGGGCGTACTGGTACACTGACTGA
- a CDS encoding dihydrolipoamide acetyltransferase family protein: MVREFELPDVGEGVAEGEILRWRVAPGDSVSEDQPVAEVETDKAVVDVPSPVNGVVEELRAAEGEIVPVGDVIIVFRVEGEDEPERTETAPTDDTTADSGQQPDVGATAQPAEDPQSEPVVTERVQVPAPPSVRRLARELGVDISSIADSSPGRITESDVRAYASAESSTQERSSQQTAAAEQPKQQAAPEQSVSPVQTRETADRETTVAVPKTRHIAAEEGIDLDTVPTDEQKDGEPFVTLETVQEYAKAQQQAQKTDREAVAEGTTADEPARPESRKPYNGIRQTIGSAMMSSKYTAPHVTHQDEVDVTALVDARSTLRQEAEEHDIRLTYMPFVMKACAAALQENPQVNISLDEANEEIVEKQYYNIGVATATDDGLLVPVVEDVDAKGLLEVASETNEKTQRARERSLSPKEMRGGTFTISNIGGIGGEYGTPIINQPESAILALGEIKKKPRVVEADGEETIEPRHIMTLSLSFDHRVLDGADAARFTNSIQKYLRNPNLLLLE; the protein is encoded by the coding sequence ATGGTACGTGAATTTGAACTACCTGATGTCGGTGAAGGTGTCGCTGAGGGCGAAATCCTTCGATGGCGGGTTGCGCCGGGCGACTCAGTTTCCGAAGACCAACCGGTAGCGGAAGTCGAGACTGACAAAGCCGTCGTTGATGTCCCATCGCCGGTTAATGGTGTCGTTGAAGAACTTCGTGCCGCGGAAGGAGAGATAGTCCCAGTCGGTGATGTGATTATCGTCTTTCGGGTTGAGGGTGAAGACGAACCGGAGAGAACTGAAACAGCGCCGACAGACGACACCACTGCGGACAGTGGCCAGCAACCCGACGTTGGAGCCACAGCACAGCCAGCCGAAGATCCACAGTCAGAACCGGTAGTGACAGAGCGGGTCCAAGTCCCCGCCCCGCCGTCTGTGCGGCGTCTCGCGCGCGAACTGGGCGTCGATATTTCCAGCATTGCGGACTCATCTCCGGGGCGTATAACTGAGTCAGATGTTCGCGCGTACGCGAGTGCGGAATCTTCGACTCAAGAGCGTTCAAGTCAACAGACCGCTGCTGCGGAGCAACCAAAACAGCAGGCAGCCCCGGAGCAGTCTGTCAGTCCGGTACAGACGAGAGAAACGGCGGACCGGGAGACGACGGTGGCCGTCCCGAAAACAAGACACATTGCAGCCGAAGAAGGGATTGATCTCGATACTGTCCCCACTGATGAACAAAAAGACGGAGAACCCTTTGTCACGCTCGAAACGGTCCAGGAGTATGCAAAGGCACAACAGCAGGCACAGAAAACGGATCGAGAAGCGGTAGCTGAGGGGACAACGGCGGACGAGCCAGCGCGCCCCGAGTCTCGGAAGCCGTATAACGGGATCAGGCAGACGATTGGATCGGCGATGATGTCGTCGAAATACACGGCCCCGCACGTCACTCATCAGGACGAGGTCGATGTTACTGCGCTGGTCGACGCTCGTTCAACGCTCAGACAGGAGGCCGAGGAACATGATATCCGACTGACGTACATGCCGTTCGTTATGAAAGCGTGTGCCGCGGCTCTGCAAGAGAATCCACAGGTGAATATCTCTCTCGACGAAGCAAACGAAGAGATTGTGGAAAAGCAGTATTACAACATCGGTGTCGCAACAGCAACTGATGACGGACTACTGGTTCCCGTTGTTGAGGACGTAGATGCGAAAGGCCTGCTGGAGGTCGCATCGGAGACCAACGAAAAAACCCAGAGGGCGAGAGAGCGCAGTCTTTCGCCAAAAGAAATGCGTGGCGGGACATTTACTATCTCGAACATCGGCGGGATTGGCGGGGAGTACGGAACGCCAATCATCAACCAACCGGAGAGCGCCATCCTGGCACTGGGAGAGATCAAAAAGAAGCCACGGGTTGTCGAAGCTGATGGTGAAGAGACGATAGAACCTCGACACATCATGACACTATCCCTGTCGTTCGATCATCGAGTGCTTGACGGCGCAGACGCCGCACGGTTCACAAACTCCATACAGAAGTACCTGCGAAATCCAAACCTGCTACTACTAGAATAA
- a CDS encoding alpha-ketoacid dehydrogenase subunit beta — MSSTASTQTQQNAQSLTLVEAIQDGLYTEMAQDDSVVVLGEDVGKNGGVFRATDQLYEEFGEDRVIDTPLAEAGIIGASIGLAQTGMKPVPEMQFMGFMYPAFDQIVSHAARLRSRSQGQYSVPMVIRAPYGGGIRAPEHHSESKEAFFVHEPGLKVVSPSTPYDAKGLLAASIHDPDPVIFLEPKLIYRAFREDVPTKPYEVSLNEAAIRREGSDISVYTWGAMTRPALIAAENLHQSHDIDVEVIDLRTLSPLDIETITESFKKTGRAAIVHEAPKTGGLGAEIATTIQEEALVHQEAPIKRIAGFDAPMPLHSLEDYYLPQAVRIQDGIRETVDF; from the coding sequence ATGAGTTCGACAGCCAGCACGCAGACACAGCAAAACGCACAGAGTCTCACCCTCGTGGAGGCGATACAGGATGGCCTGTACACAGAGATGGCACAGGACGACAGCGTCGTCGTTCTGGGTGAAGATGTCGGGAAAAACGGTGGTGTCTTCAGAGCAACCGACCAGCTATACGAAGAGTTCGGCGAAGACCGCGTTATCGACACGCCACTGGCCGAAGCCGGAATCATCGGGGCTTCGATTGGACTCGCCCAGACCGGGATGAAGCCTGTTCCTGAGATGCAGTTCATGGGCTTCATGTATCCTGCCTTCGACCAGATCGTCAGTCACGCTGCACGCCTCCGGAGCCGCAGTCAGGGGCAGTACTCGGTGCCGATGGTGATACGGGCGCCATATGGTGGCGGCATCCGAGCCCCAGAACATCACTCCGAGTCAAAGGAAGCGTTCTTCGTGCACGAGCCCGGGCTCAAAGTCGTCTCGCCGAGCACGCCATACGATGCGAAGGGGCTCCTAGCGGCGTCCATCCATGACCCGGATCCAGTTATTTTCCTAGAGCCGAAATTAATCTACCGTGCCTTCCGTGAAGATGTCCCGACGAAACCGTATGAAGTGTCGTTGAATGAGGCCGCTATCCGGCGTGAAGGGAGCGATATCTCAGTCTACACTTGGGGCGCGATGACTCGGCCGGCGCTGATCGCTGCGGAGAACCTTCACCAGTCACATGACATCGACGTCGAAGTCATTGACCTGCGAACCCTGTCACCCCTCGATATAGAGACGATTACTGAATCATTCAAAAAGACCGGGAGAGCCGCGATTGTCCACGAAGCACCGAAGACTGGTGGATTAGGGGCGGAAATCGCAACGACGATTCAGGAAGAAGCGCTCGTTCATCAGGAGGCGCCAATCAAACGAATTGCTGGGTTCGATGCTCCCATGCCACTCCATTCGCTGGAGGATTACTACCTGCCACAGGCGGTCCGTATTCAGGACGGAATCCGCGAAACAGTCGATTTCTAA
- the lpdA gene encoding dihydrolipoyl dehydrogenase: MVVGDVTTSTDVLVIGAGPGGYVAAIRASQLGLDVTLVEKGEYGGACLNRGCIPSKALINGSKLASEAGHAEELGIYADPTVALDEMISWKDGVVDQLTSGIEQLCTAAGVNLLQGTAEFADENKIRIVHQGEGQGSESLKFENCIIATGSRPIEIPEFDFDDERIVSSDGALNFETVPDELVIVGAGYIGMELATVYSRLGSDVSVIEMLEQALPSYQEDIASIVRKRAERLGVDFHFGYTADSWTESDGEAVLTAVPADEAAHDSAIELTADRILVAVGRRPVTDTLSIDDAGVETNSQGFIPTDSRCRTNKEHIFAVGDVAGEPMLAHKGSKEGEVAAEVIAGEAAAVDYQALPAAVFTDPEIGTVGLTENEAANEGITPVTGEFQFQASGRALTANRTEGFVRIVAEKETERVIGAQIVGPEASELIAEIAAMIEMGAKLQDIGSTVHTHPTLSEAIMEAAQNARGKAIHRRN; this comes from the coding sequence ATGGTTGTCGGAGATGTAACTACGTCGACTGACGTACTGGTTATTGGCGCGGGCCCCGGCGGATACGTCGCCGCAATCCGTGCTTCACAGCTTGGCCTTGATGTCACGCTCGTTGAAAAGGGGGAGTATGGGGGAGCCTGTCTCAATCGTGGTTGTATCCCCTCCAAGGCCCTGATAAACGGTTCAAAACTGGCATCGGAGGCGGGCCATGCGGAAGAACTGGGGATTTACGCAGACCCAACAGTTGCGCTTGACGAGATGATTAGCTGGAAAGATGGTGTCGTCGACCAGTTAACGAGTGGTATCGAGCAACTGTGTACGGCGGCTGGCGTGAACTTGTTGCAAGGGACTGCCGAATTCGCTGATGAAAACAAAATCAGAATCGTCCATCAGGGTGAGGGACAGGGGTCTGAGTCGCTGAAATTCGAAAACTGCATCATCGCAACGGGGTCCAGACCGATTGAAATTCCGGAGTTCGACTTTGATGACGAGCGTATCGTCTCGTCAGACGGCGCGCTGAACTTCGAAACAGTACCCGACGAGCTCGTAATCGTTGGAGCCGGGTACATCGGCATGGAGCTAGCGACTGTCTATAGTCGACTTGGGAGCGACGTATCGGTAATTGAGATGCTAGAGCAGGCGCTCCCCAGCTATCAGGAAGACATTGCCTCGATAGTCAGGAAGCGAGCAGAACGTCTCGGTGTGGATTTCCATTTCGGATACACTGCGGACAGTTGGACAGAGTCGGACGGTGAGGCTGTCCTGACTGCTGTCCCCGCAGATGAGGCGGCGCATGATAGCGCTATAGAACTCACTGCTGACAGAATACTCGTCGCCGTCGGCAGACGCCCGGTGACTGATACGCTCAGTATCGACGATGCCGGCGTCGAAACTAATTCTCAGGGGTTCATTCCAACGGATAGCAGATGTCGGACGAACAAGGAGCATATTTTCGCGGTCGGTGACGTTGCGGGTGAACCGATGCTCGCACACAAGGGATCGAAAGAAGGGGAAGTTGCAGCGGAAGTAATCGCCGGTGAAGCCGCTGCAGTCGATTATCAGGCACTCCCGGCTGCCGTGTTTACCGATCCGGAAATCGGAACTGTCGGGTTAACGGAGAACGAAGCAGCAAACGAAGGTATTACACCTGTCACAGGTGAGTTCCAGTTTCAGGCGTCTGGACGAGCACTAACAGCAAACCGGACAGAAGGCTTTGTCCGAATTGTCGCGGAAAAAGAAACTGAACGTGTGATCGGTGCACAGATTGTCGGTCCGGAAGCATCCGAGTTGATTGCAGAAATCGCAGCCATGATTGAAATGGGTGCAAAGCTTCAGGACATCGGCTCAACTGTTCACACACATCCAACATTAAGTGAAGCGATAATGGAAGCTGCACAGAATGCGAGAGGGAAGGCAATACACAGACGAAACTGA
- a CDS encoding VIT1/CCC1 transporter family protein — MASIRQLFRRLLEKEDVLAISRRYFVSNGFDGTLTSIGIIVGAVLSGVPDGYTVIKIGLGAAVGLGTSAVWSVWEIERAETRAEIRRIEQAMLTDLDDTRVQQNQRGARFVHATMSGLGPLIGILIPLAPFLVAGSVVTMAEAALIAVGLGIGVLGVFGAYMGSISGQRWYVAAARMGLAGLVVAILNLFLPG; from the coding sequence GTGGCGTCCATTCGACAACTCTTCAGACGGCTTCTTGAGAAGGAAGATGTCCTTGCAATCTCCCGTCGGTATTTCGTCTCAAACGGCTTCGACGGGACGCTCACAAGCATTGGCATCATCGTTGGCGCTGTTCTCTCGGGAGTTCCGGACGGGTACACTGTCATCAAAATCGGACTGGGCGCGGCAGTCGGGCTCGGAACTTCTGCGGTCTGGAGCGTCTGGGAAATCGAACGTGCTGAAACCCGGGCGGAAATCAGGCGTATCGAGCAGGCGATGCTCACGGATCTTGATGATACCCGCGTTCAGCAGAACCAGCGCGGTGCTCGCTTCGTCCACGCTACGATGAGCGGGCTGGGGCCACTTATCGGGATTCTGATTCCACTGGCCCCATTTCTTGTAGCAGGGTCCGTCGTCACAATGGCAGAGGCGGCACTCATTGCAGTCGGTCTGGGTATCGGTGTGTTAGGTGTGTTCGGCGCCTACATGGGATCGATTTCGGGCCAGCGGTGGTACGTTGCCGCCGCCCGGATGGGACTTGCCGGATTGGTAGTCGCAATTCTCAATCTCTTTCTTCCAGGGTGA
- a CDS encoding ABC transporter ATP-binding protein: protein MSLLSVQQLDAGYGDLQILTDVDMEVGQSEYITIVGPNGAGKSTVMKSVFGLTTYMGGKIVFNDRDIAGEQPEDIISYGLSFVPQSNNVFEPLTVTENLKMGAYTLDQFPEDRLQAVYNRFPILETRSEQKAGTLSGGQQQMLAMGRALMLDPDLLLLDEPSAGLAPDLVDEMFDRIDEINDAGTAVLLVEQNAKEALRRCDRGYVLVQGQNRHENSGEALLNDQQVREDFLGG from the coding sequence ATGAGTCTGCTGTCAGTACAGCAACTGGACGCCGGGTACGGTGATCTGCAGATCCTCACAGATGTCGACATGGAAGTCGGACAGAGTGAGTACATCACCATTGTCGGCCCGAACGGTGCGGGCAAGTCCACTGTAATGAAATCAGTGTTCGGACTGACGACATACATGGGGGGTAAAATTGTATTCAATGACAGGGATATCGCCGGCGAACAACCGGAAGATATCATCTCATATGGGTTGAGCTTCGTCCCCCAGAGCAACAACGTGTTTGAGCCATTGACGGTCACAGAGAACCTCAAGATGGGCGCATACACGCTGGACCAGTTCCCGGAAGACCGGCTACAGGCGGTTTACAACCGGTTCCCGATACTGGAGACTCGGTCGGAGCAGAAGGCAGGCACACTTTCAGGGGGCCAACAACAGATGCTGGCGATGGGCCGTGCGCTCATGCTCGATCCAGATCTGCTACTCCTTGACGAGCCCAGTGCAGGCCTTGCACCAGACCTCGTCGATGAGATGTTTGACCGCATTGACGAGATCAACGACGCCGGTACTGCTGTTCTCCTCGTCGAGCAAAACGCCAAGGAGGCATTGCGGCGGTGTGATCGCGGCTATGTCCTTGTGCAGGGGCAGAACCGACACGAGAACAGTGGGGAGGCACTTCTCAACGATCAACAAGTTCGCGAGGACTTCCTCGGCGGGTAG
- the pdhA gene encoding pyruvate dehydrogenase (acetyl-transferring) E1 component subunit alpha, whose translation MNMKNEAGSKDVPAAVREDSELVQILDAEGNVLPQASVPDISDRQLLELYETIKLARHFDQRAISFQRQGRLATYAPMTGQEGSQVATSLALAEQDWLFPTYREHAAKYAHGMDLVSLFEPLRGYRDGYAIPDDVNVMPEYIPIATQVPQAMGMAWGHKLQGKTDTAVLCHLGDGATSEGDFHEGLNFAGVFDVPAVFVCNNNQWAISVPRERQTASETIAEKAQAYGIDGVRVDGLDPLAVYKVASEALAKARNPGPGERRPTLIESVQYRFGAHTTADDPSVYRDESEEEAWRDRDPVDRIETYLYNEGILDSALESEIQDSIEQEVSEAIETAEQTEASPDNIVEHVYEDVPARLEEQRDELNRLREKYDEGAFSEVLE comes from the coding sequence ATGAACATGAAAAACGAAGCAGGAAGCAAAGACGTGCCAGCGGCCGTCAGAGAAGACTCGGAGCTGGTCCAGATACTGGATGCTGAAGGCAACGTACTGCCACAGGCGTCTGTCCCGGATATTTCAGATAGGCAGTTACTTGAGCTGTATGAGACAATCAAGCTCGCTCGGCACTTCGACCAGCGGGCGATCAGCTTCCAGCGACAGGGGCGGCTCGCGACGTACGCACCAATGACCGGACAAGAAGGGTCACAGGTCGCTACGAGCCTGGCACTTGCCGAGCAAGACTGGTTGTTCCCGACCTACAGAGAGCACGCGGCGAAGTACGCTCATGGAATGGATCTGGTATCCCTTTTCGAGCCACTGCGAGGCTATAGAGACGGATACGCGATCCCGGACGACGTCAACGTGATGCCGGAGTATATTCCGATTGCGACCCAGGTTCCACAGGCTATGGGAATGGCGTGGGGACACAAGCTACAGGGAAAGACCGATACGGCCGTCCTGTGTCACCTCGGTGATGGTGCGACCTCCGAAGGAGATTTCCACGAAGGGCTGAATTTCGCCGGGGTGTTCGATGTCCCCGCTGTATTCGTCTGTAACAACAATCAATGGGCAATTTCGGTCCCTCGAGAGCGACAGACCGCGAGCGAAACCATTGCTGAAAAGGCACAGGCATATGGCATTGACGGCGTTCGAGTTGACGGACTGGACCCGCTGGCGGTGTATAAAGTCGCTAGTGAGGCACTGGCGAAAGCCCGGAATCCGGGCCCTGGAGAGCGACGCCCAACGCTTATCGAGTCTGTCCAGTATCGCTTCGGTGCACACACCACTGCGGATGATCCGTCCGTTTACAGAGACGAATCAGAAGAGGAGGCCTGGCGGGACCGCGACCCTGTGGACCGTATTGAAACGTATCTGTACAACGAGGGCATCCTCGATTCCGCCCTCGAGAGTGAGATTCAAGACAGTATCGAACAAGAAGTCAGCGAGGCGATAGAAACGGCAGAGCAGACAGAGGCGAGTCCGGACAACATCGTTGAGCATGTGTACGAGGACGTTCCAGCGCGACTCGAAGAACAGCGGGACGAATTGAACCGGCTGCGCGAGAAGTATGACGAGGGCGCGTTCTCGGAGGTGCTGGAATGA
- a CDS encoding universal stress protein: MYDTILFPTDGSDAAESVLEYALQIAAEHEATIHILNVADTGRDSVTTIRGEVIDVLETEGERIVAEAEQYAKDAGVPAVSAVLQGDPHKTIVDYSQQSDSDCIVMPTHGQRGIKRILLGSVTERVINTAEVPVTAVNPDRDRSLVYPPQHVLVPTDGSRGADLALAEGIAVARATGATLHLLHVVETGGLGPDARSVLKEGELAERADEIIAEATEKIDDTSLDTITSVIEYGDPSKVICDYIDANEVDLAVMGTHGQTDFSRYVMGGVSAKIVRKSPVPVTWVREPESESDE, from the coding sequence ATGTACGACACCATCCTGTTCCCGACCGACGGAAGCGACGCCGCAGAATCGGTACTTGAATACGCGCTACAGATCGCAGCCGAACATGAGGCGACGATACACATCCTCAACGTCGCCGACACTGGCCGAGACAGCGTCACCACGATTCGTGGCGAGGTCATCGACGTGCTCGAAACAGAAGGCGAGCGCATCGTGGCGGAAGCCGAACAATATGCGAAAGACGCCGGCGTTCCCGCCGTCTCTGCGGTCCTCCAGGGTGACCCGCACAAGACGATAGTCGACTACAGCCAACAGTCCGACAGTGATTGCATCGTTATGCCGACTCACGGACAGCGTGGGATCAAGCGAATACTGCTCGGAAGCGTGACTGAGCGTGTCATCAACACAGCAGAAGTTCCTGTCACTGCGGTCAACCCTGACAGAGATCGGTCACTCGTGTATCCGCCACAGCACGTCCTCGTCCCGACAGATGGGAGCCGTGGTGCAGATCTCGCACTGGCAGAAGGGATTGCTGTCGCGAGGGCGACGGGCGCAACACTCCATCTGCTTCACGTTGTCGAGACCGGCGGTCTCGGGCCTGATGCACGCTCCGTCCTGAAAGAGGGGGAGTTGGCCGAGCGGGCGGATGAGATTATCGCTGAAGCGACTGAGAAGATCGACGACACATCGCTTGACACGATAACCAGCGTCATTGAGTACGGTGACCCCTCGAAGGTGATTTGCGACTACATCGACGCGAATGAAGTCGATCTCGCGGTTATGGGGACACACGGACAAACTGATTTCAGCAGGTACGTCATGGGTGGCGTCAGCGCCAAAATCGTCCGAAAGTCCCCAGTCCCGGTGACGTGGGTTCGCGAGCCTGAATCCGAATCAGATGAGTAG
- the rdfA gene encoding rod-determining factor RdfA yields the protein MTTDDSQSGGGTSKVEAVIQKYDLVGMGAELENRWVGADGAEESTRDLADYFNRSVLESAIEGSDAPTLSGDIEQVYQSLREDDADAPLIRSRLEQSGVDVESVMADFISHQTVYRYLKNDRGAARPEQTPAERKENAIDSIQRLRGRTTAVTRQTIESLEKNDAISAGDFSIINEVQVLCEDCGRSYDIVAFLEQGGCDCQTT from the coding sequence ATGACCACAGACGACTCACAGTCCGGTGGGGGAACGAGCAAGGTCGAAGCCGTAATTCAAAAATATGACCTTGTCGGGATGGGTGCAGAGCTTGAGAATCGGTGGGTTGGTGCTGACGGGGCGGAAGAAAGTACTCGCGACCTTGCTGACTATTTCAACCGATCGGTGCTTGAGTCCGCCATCGAGGGGAGTGACGCTCCAACATTGAGCGGCGATATCGAGCAGGTCTATCAGTCACTTCGCGAGGATGACGCCGACGCCCCGCTCATACGCTCCCGCCTCGAACAGAGCGGAGTCGATGTCGAATCTGTGATGGCTGATTTTATTTCCCACCAGACGGTGTATCGCTATCTCAAGAACGACCGTGGCGCGGCCCGACCCGAGCAGACGCCCGCAGAACGGAAAGAAAACGCTATTGATTCAATACAGCGTCTCCGGGGCCGAACAACCGCTGTAACGAGACAAACAATCGAGAGTCTGGAAAAAAATGACGCTATCTCAGCAGGCGATTTCAGCATTATCAACGAAGTACAGGTGTTGTGTGAGGACTGCGGCCGTAGCTACGATATTGTCGCGTTTCTGGAGCAGGGTGGCTGCGACTGCCAAACCACATGA
- a CDS encoding Tm-1-like ATP-binding domain-containing protein, translating to MAIVLVGTLDTKGEEFAFARDVIEGQGVDVHVIDVGVLDDAGFEPDTTAAEVAEAAGTTLDELRADSDRGEAMTAMGEGAAAVVTDLFESGELAGVLGLGGSGNTSIATRAMRALPVGVPKLMVSTMASGDTEPYVGSTDIAMMYSVADIEGLNQLSRQVISNAALAMVGMGTTESDVTVEDRPTVGITMFGVTTPCVQAAREHLEEAGYETIVFHATGTGGQAMERLIREGIIDGVLDITTTEWADELVGGVLSAGPERLDAAAQTGVPQVVSTGALDMVNFGPRDSVPDEFEGRQFHVHNPQVTLMRTTPEECAELGEILATKLNAATGPAAVALPLGGISMLDVEGEDFYDPEADAALFDAIHEHIDPAVELFEMEVSINDEAFARALAEKLDEYMRAAGVGP from the coding sequence ATGGCGATCGTTCTCGTGGGGACGCTCGATACAAAAGGCGAGGAGTTCGCCTTCGCTCGCGATGTCATTGAGGGACAGGGCGTTGACGTACACGTCATCGACGTTGGCGTGCTAGACGACGCCGGGTTTGAGCCGGACACGACCGCCGCCGAGGTGGCCGAAGCTGCCGGGACGACCCTCGACGAGTTACGTGCGGATAGCGATCGGGGAGAGGCGATGACAGCGATGGGTGAAGGAGCCGCTGCCGTCGTCACCGACCTCTTCGAGTCGGGGGAGCTGGCGGGCGTCCTCGGACTCGGCGGCTCCGGGAATACGTCGATCGCGACAAGGGCGATGCGGGCACTCCCAGTGGGCGTGCCGAAGCTGATGGTCTCGACGATGGCTTCGGGTGACACCGAGCCGTACGTCGGCTCGACTGACATCGCGATGATGTACTCCGTCGCCGACATTGAGGGACTCAATCAGCTCTCACGGCAGGTCATCTCGAACGCTGCGCTGGCGATGGTCGGGATGGGCACTACCGAGTCAGACGTAACGGTCGAGGACCGTCCAACCGTCGGTATCACGATGTTTGGCGTCACTACGCCCTGCGTTCAGGCGGCCAGAGAACACCTCGAAGAAGCGGGGTACGAGACCATCGTCTTCCACGCCACCGGCACTGGCGGGCAGGCGATGGAGCGGCTGATCCGGGAAGGTATCATCGACGGCGTGCTTGACATAACGACAACCGAGTGGGCGGACGAACTCGTCGGCGGTGTGCTCAGCGCTGGGCCGGAGCGATTAGACGCCGCAGCCCAGACGGGCGTTCCACAGGTTGTCTCAACGGGGGCGCTCGACATGGTAAACTTCGGCCCGCGTGATTCGGTCCCCGACGAGTTCGAGGGGCGGCAGTTCCACGTCCACAACCCACAGGTGACGCTGATGCGAACCACGCCTGAGGAATGTGCGGAGCTGGGCGAAATCCTCGCAACAAAGCTGAATGCCGCGACTGGCCCAGCGGCAGTGGCACTCCCGCTCGGCGGGATCTCGATGCTCGATGTCGAGGGAGAGGACTTCTACGACCCCGAGGCGGATGCGGCGCTGTTCGACGCCATCCACGAGCACATCGACCCGGCTGTCGAACTGTTCGAAATGGAGGTTTCCATCAACGACGAGGCGTTTGCACGGGCACTGGCGGAGAAACTGGACGAGTACATGCGTGCCGCCGGTGTCGGTCCCTGA